One Deltaproteobacteria bacterium genomic window carries:
- a CDS encoding acyl-CoA thioesterase, which produces MRPKPFLPEIFSTDDRFVKDRTEGMVWHRCKNRTLYGDTDRSQSVYHANHLRFFEMGRASLMRDSGCSYREIEEGGLVYPIIEVGIIYHSPLYYDDVMWIHTRPDKLERVRIQFNYIITHADTADIVCKGFTRHCAINASGTPVAIDEKTLQIWKTFPK; this is translated from the coding sequence ATGCGGCCGAAACCGTTTCTTCCCGAAATTTTCAGCACCGATGACCGGTTTGTGAAGGATAGGACCGAAGGGATGGTCTGGCACAGGTGTAAGAACAGGACCCTGTACGGAGACACCGATCGCTCACAGAGCGTGTATCACGCCAACCATTTGCGCTTCTTTGAAATGGGAAGGGCATCCCTCATGCGGGATTCGGGGTGCAGCTACCGTGAAATCGAGGAAGGCGGCCTGGTCTATCCCATTATCGAGGTGGGGATCATCTATCACTCGCCCCTTTACTATGATGACGTCATGTGGATACATACGCGGCCGGACAAACTCGAGAGGGTTCGGATTCAATTCAATTATATCATCACCCATGCCGACACCGCTGACATCGTCTGCAAGGGATTTACCAGACACTGCGCCATCAACGCCTCGGGCACACCCGTGGCCATCGACGAAAAAACCCTGCAAATATGGAAGACCTTTCCAAAATAG
- a CDS encoding phosphopantetheine-binding protein, translating to MANPYEISKLTIRIAEIMIDELKLEDVTPETFDPEIDLIDEVGIDSMDLATVALVLRDEYGIVIDEDDYPKLNNIRRIAEYIREKMDDGKEEG from the coding sequence ATGGCCAACCCATATGAAATTTCCAAACTGACTATCCGTATCGCAGAGATTATGATCGATGAACTCAAATTGGAAGACGTCACCCCCGAGACTTTCGATCCTGAAATTGACCTGATTGATGAAGTCGGCATCGACAGCATGGATCTGGCGACCGTCGCCCTGGTGCTTCGCGATGAATATGGCATTGTCATCGACGAAGACGATTATCCGAAATTAAACAACATCCGGCGAATAGCGGAATATATCCGGGAAAAAATGGACGATGGAAAAGAGGAAGGATGA
- a CDS encoding beta-ketoacyl-[acyl-carrier-protein] synthase family protein yields MTGERVYITGMGLVTSAGCGVSKARGVIRSGETRIRPLSLFPVSRNNRLPVGEVGEFLESGGVPRTHQLALTAAREAMAGCKDIPDAVVMGVTTGGMLTTEQYLQTGDGDPDAFKYHSPSSVSEYIAHELGCHGPVITLSTACSSGAVAIKIALDMLRAGRAGTVLAGGADSLSRLTYHGFRALQLIDPQGARPFDKDREGMSVAEGAAVLVLTASESVPDNAIAEILGAGLSCDAYHPSASHPDGAGAIQAMQAAVRDAHISLEEIDYINLHGTGTVDNDRSEARALNTLFPDKKPLMSSVKGAFGHSLGAAGAMEAVVSALAVSEGLVPANVGCHLPDPELTLAPLMTPSKTAHIHTVLSNSFGFGGNNASVVIGSPRRGHPPRPMPVKAASHLLVLGSACLTGAGDTGMSLRAVSGGKSCRGRVPDPVLSQGFSPRDVRRLRRLPRLVLSLASAAHADSRQADAPGSIFFGTGWGALSETYDFLTKLFESGEQFPSPIDFIGSVHNAPAGQAAIRFGSMGPNITATGGDYSFEQALMLAGLMAEDSDDTLLVVGSDEFHDTLSRLFDRSTRSDATPSEGGGAMCLKRSESDGGLKTAAMFYETSKNNPSVISSLMVGLAGREGVRKKYGAVFAGIPAACRKTGEAQLREFLSMSGFEGPVIDYRRVTGEFASASAVAAVLALQCVDQGELPGGLHGGKAIDLKDKGILLVGLGDFVTAIEVIH; encoded by the coding sequence TTGACGGGAGAACGGGTTTACATCACAGGGATGGGCCTGGTCACTTCGGCAGGATGCGGCGTATCCAAGGCAAGGGGGGTCATCAGAAGCGGAGAGACGAGAATACGGCCGTTGAGCCTCTTTCCCGTCTCCCGGAATAACCGGCTACCTGTCGGAGAGGTCGGCGAGTTTCTTGAATCGGGCGGCGTCCCCCGCACCCACCAGCTTGCCCTGACCGCTGCAAGGGAGGCCATGGCAGGCTGCAAAGACATCCCCGACGCCGTGGTCATGGGCGTCACCACCGGGGGGATGCTGACCACGGAACAATATCTGCAGACAGGGGATGGCGATCCTGATGCCTTCAAATACCATTCGCCAAGCTCTGTATCAGAGTATATTGCCCATGAATTGGGGTGTCATGGCCCTGTCATTACCCTATCGACCGCCTGTTCATCGGGTGCAGTGGCCATTAAGATCGCCCTGGACATGCTGAGGGCCGGGAGGGCCGGGACGGTTCTGGCCGGAGGCGCCGATTCCCTCAGCCGCCTCACATACCATGGGTTCAGGGCACTTCAATTGATCGACCCTCAAGGGGCCCGGCCCTTTGATAAAGATAGGGAGGGGATGTCGGTTGCGGAAGGGGCGGCCGTCCTGGTCCTCACTGCCTCCGAAAGTGTTCCTGACAATGCGATCGCTGAGATCCTGGGGGCGGGACTCTCTTGTGACGCCTATCACCCTTCGGCGTCCCATCCTGACGGGGCGGGGGCCATTCAGGCGATGCAGGCGGCAGTGCGCGATGCGCATATCTCCCTCGAAGAAATCGATTACATCAACCTGCACGGGACAGGCACAGTCGATAACGACCGTTCCGAAGCAAGGGCCTTGAATACCCTTTTCCCCGACAAGAAACCCCTCATGTCTTCCGTAAAAGGGGCCTTTGGACACTCCCTGGGGGCCGCAGGCGCCATGGAGGCCGTTGTGTCTGCGCTGGCCGTCTCCGAGGGCCTGGTCCCGGCAAATGTGGGTTGCCATCTCCCCGACCCCGAATTGACGCTGGCCCCCCTGATGACGCCCTCGAAGACGGCGCATATTCACACCGTCCTCTCGAACTCATTTGGATTCGGGGGAAATAACGCCTCGGTTGTCATTGGGTCCCCCCGCAGGGGACACCCTCCTCGGCCCATGCCCGTGAAAGCGGCGTCTCATCTGCTTGTGCTGGGAAGCGCGTGCCTTACCGGGGCCGGGGACACCGGGATGTCGCTGAGGGCAGTATCCGGGGGAAAAAGCTGTAGAGGGAGGGTTCCTGACCCGGTGTTATCCCAGGGATTTTCCCCAAGGGACGTGAGACGGCTCAGGCGGCTGCCCAGGCTGGTGTTATCTTTGGCATCAGCGGCCCACGCCGACTCGCGACAGGCGGATGCACCGGGTTCGATCTTTTTCGGCACCGGCTGGGGAGCGCTTTCGGAAACATACGATTTTTTGACCAAATTGTTTGAATCCGGAGAACAATTTCCAAGTCCCATCGACTTTATCGGTTCGGTTCATAATGCACCGGCCGGCCAGGCGGCCATCCGATTCGGGTCCATGGGGCCCAACATCACCGCCACGGGTGGAGACTACTCATTTGAACAGGCCCTGATGCTGGCCGGCCTGATGGCGGAAGATAGTGACGACACACTGCTCGTGGTCGGGAGCGATGAGTTCCATGACACCCTCTCGCGCCTGTTTGACAGATCTACCAGGAGCGATGCAACGCCTTCAGAGGGAGGCGGAGCCATGTGTCTCAAGCGATCGGAATCCGACGGAGGCCTGAAAACAGCCGCCATGTTCTATGAAACCTCCAAGAACAACCCTTCTGTCATCTCATCGCTGATGGTCGGTCTGGCGGGCCGGGAAGGGGTTCGAAAGAAGTATGGGGCTGTTTTCGCGGGCATCCCTGCTGCCTGTCGGAAAACGGGGGAAGCGCAGCTTAGGGAGTTCCTGTCGATGTCCGGGTTCGAGGGACCGGTGATTGATTATCGAAGGGTTACAGGGGAATTTGCTTCCGCCTCGGCAGTCGCCGCGGTTCTTGCCCTGCAATGCGTGGATCAAGGGGAATTGCCCGGCGGACTCCATGGGGGAAAAGCCATTGACCTGAAAGACAAAGGGATCCTCTTGGTCGGTCTTGGAGATTTTGTGACGGCAATCGAGGTGATTCATTAG
- a CDS encoding radical SAM protein — MKAKAHHLKDAQKKTWRFSDLIGDPAVGARWEKVRRYFFLRESTYDMTNRCNIRCDGCYYFEGSKQFAHENKAPEDWRDLMKGEKARGITYVVLAGAEPSLVPDLCQVCFEEMPLGAIASNGLRPIPRSIDYKIHISVWGDDETSLSIRKAKDMLVRQIDNYQDDPRAVFVYTFTRENIDQIHGVMEVLARHGCKVTLNMFSSPVGYTGPLRHTPQSLAHARQTMLALISEYPENLLFSPYSAVAHTHIRGLHDLYSCSYPRMNSSTAIGLGRSFRQYRADLTWDRTAACCVPDTDCTDCRHYAAGSAVVTARLFRHASDPDTFRSWLDYVDTYLAVWVMGYEKGENLCDHMVAPPGHGLVDD, encoded by the coding sequence ATGAAGGCAAAGGCGCATCACTTGAAAGACGCACAGAAAAAGACATGGAGATTCTCCGACCTCATTGGGGATCCTGCTGTTGGGGCCAGGTGGGAGAAGGTCCGCAGGTATTTTTTTCTGAGGGAATCCACCTACGACATGACCAACCGCTGCAATATTCGGTGTGACGGCTGCTACTATTTCGAGGGGAGCAAACAGTTTGCCCATGAAAACAAGGCTCCGGAGGATTGGCGGGACCTCATGAAGGGCGAAAAGGCGAGGGGCATCACCTATGTGGTTCTGGCCGGTGCTGAACCCTCTCTGGTCCCTGACCTGTGTCAGGTCTGCTTCGAAGAGATGCCCCTCGGCGCCATCGCATCCAACGGGTTACGGCCTATTCCTCGATCCATCGATTACAAAATTCATATCTCTGTCTGGGGCGACGATGAGACAAGCCTGAGTATCAGGAAGGCCAAAGACATGCTGGTCAGACAGATCGACAACTATCAGGATGATCCCCGGGCCGTATTCGTATACACCTTTACCAGGGAGAATATCGATCAGATCCACGGGGTCATGGAGGTCCTTGCCCGGCATGGATGTAAGGTTACCCTGAATATGTTTTCATCGCCCGTCGGATATACCGGCCCCCTTCGTCACACGCCGCAATCCCTTGCCCATGCCCGGCAGACGATGTTGGCCCTTATTTCGGAATACCCGGAGAACCTCCTGTTTTCCCCTTACAGTGCGGTTGCCCATACCCATATCCGTGGGCTCCATGACCTTTACTCCTGTTCCTATCCAAGGATGAACAGTTCCACTGCCATCGGACTGGGGCGCTCTTTTCGGCAGTACCGCGCGGATCTTACCTGGGATAGAACAGCTGCCTGTTGCGTGCCCGATACCGACTGCACGGATTGCCGGCATTACGCCGCAGGGAGTGCGGTGGTGACGGCCAGGTTGTTCCGCCATGCATCCGATCCCGACACATTCAGGTCGTGGCTCGATTACGTGGACACATACCTCGCCGTATGGGTCATGGGGTATGAAAAGGGCGAAAATCTGTGCGATCATATGGTTGCGCCGCCAGGGCATGGGCTTGTCGACGATTGA
- a CDS encoding radical SAM protein, with the protein MKTISSLLDKEWYERYKSISKLNIRSSIYDVTNQCNLRCKGCFFFSSGENNVSEETDLAEWKRFVDKEEERGINLAILIGGEPTLCLDRVEAFYRRLPTFCATNGIIKVPRDRFPHMMVGISLWGDEADERLLRGKDTFSISRKSYEGDPHAYYLYTMTPKQIGKSQRIIRKIRDAGLKVHMQLLSNDEGVDGFSWKKAELEDIRSEMDELLDTYPDTVISSKYYHKIITSGTMGDRRFGWLQCPSVSEPLDRRDPPVRRLIGFIRWAADLKTIYRCCTSQTRDCATCKDGAAHMSWVMVNKRAHMDSPEHLKEWIEVYEMFAKLYQFIPW; encoded by the coding sequence ATGAAAACCATTAGTTCGTTATTAGATAAGGAATGGTACGAGAGATATAAATCCATCTCCAAGTTGAACATCCGCAGTTCCATCTATGATGTGACCAACCAATGCAATCTAAGGTGCAAGGGGTGTTTCTTTTTTTCTTCCGGCGAGAACAACGTGTCTGAAGAAACGGACCTGGCCGAATGGAAGCGGTTTGTTGACAAGGAAGAGGAACGGGGCATCAACCTGGCCATCCTGATCGGGGGGGAGCCGACCCTGTGCCTTGACAGGGTGGAGGCATTCTACCGGCGACTGCCCACGTTCTGCGCAACCAACGGGATCATTAAGGTCCCGAGAGACAGATTCCCACATATGATGGTCGGGATCTCCCTGTGGGGGGATGAAGCGGACGAGAGGCTTCTGAGGGGAAAAGACACCTTTTCCATCTCACGCAAGAGCTACGAGGGAGATCCTCACGCCTATTATCTCTATACCATGACCCCCAAACAGATCGGGAAAAGCCAACGGATTATTCGAAAGATACGGGATGCAGGACTGAAGGTCCATATGCAGCTCCTTTCAAATGATGAAGGGGTGGACGGCTTTTCCTGGAAAAAGGCGGAATTGGAGGATATACGCTCTGAAATGGATGAACTCCTGGATACCTATCCCGATACCGTGATATCCTCAAAATATTATCACAAAATCATTACATCGGGAACAATGGGGGATCGGCGCTTCGGGTGGCTGCAATGTCCTTCTGTCAGTGAGCCTCTGGACCGGAGAGATCCCCCTGTACGCCGACTCATCGGATTTATCCGCTGGGCAGCGGATCTCAAGACAATTTACCGATGTTGTACGTCTCAAACACGGGATTGCGCCACCTGCAAGGACGGCGCGGCCCATATGAGCTGGGTAATGGTCAATAAGAGGGCCCACATGGATTCCCCGGAACACCTGAAGGAGTGGATAGAGGTCTATGAGATGTTCGCAAAGCTCTATCAGTTTATTCCCTGGTAA
- a CDS encoding beta-ketoacyl-[acyl-carrier-protein] synthase family protein, which translates to MNSKRAVIIGYDAVSPLGVDLETQWDRCVGGESGIGKLTRFPFGEDFPVHIAGQVEAFDASPYPFLSPSSLAQWTSPIFRYGMLVVHRSLAKIGIEIVPELSPRVAVTFSSAVGGQDAVLEADRRMMASGKMPRPSTNPNSCINMVGGKVSMLTHATGPIVSTVTACATGLTSMIVGAMLLELGRADVVICGAVDFALVEPIVAGFATMNGAYRPKAGVIAEPPERASRPFSMDRRGFVISEGAGSILISTQEFAQSNGMDYTTAIAGWGMTSDAHHFVAPHLKTVARCISQSIANAGIKPLDIDAVNAHAASTRVGDKVEYQALRAVFGRHIPPVSANKSQIGHCMGASSAIESIFALKGMDCDTLLPTINYTPDPEITLDCVAEGSRTHEQEFLLKNSFGFGGANACVVFQKTG; encoded by the coding sequence ATGAATTCAAAAAGAGCGGTCATCATCGGCTACGACGCGGTTTCCCCATTGGGGGTTGATCTGGAGACGCAATGGGACCGGTGCGTGGGGGGGGAAAGCGGCATCGGCAAGCTGACGCGTTTTCCCTTTGGAGAGGACTTCCCCGTCCATATCGCCGGACAGGTGGAAGCCTTCGATGCCTCGCCCTACCCTTTTTTATCGCCTTCCAGCCTGGCCCAGTGGACCTCCCCTATTTTCAGATACGGGATGCTGGTGGTGCATCGCTCTCTGGCCAAGATCGGGATCGAGATCGTCCCTGAATTGTCTCCCCGGGTCGCCGTCACGTTCAGTTCGGCGGTCGGGGGACAGGATGCGGTGCTTGAGGCCGACAGGCGGATGATGGCATCCGGCAAGATGCCGCGGCCCTCCACCAATCCCAATTCATGCATCAACATGGTGGGAGGCAAGGTCTCCATGTTGACCCATGCGACCGGTCCCATTGTTTCCACCGTTACGGCCTGTGCGACCGGTCTCACCTCCATGATCGTCGGGGCCATGCTCCTCGAGCTGGGAAGGGCGGATGTCGTCATATGCGGGGCCGTGGATTTCGCACTGGTGGAACCGATTGTGGCGGGCTTTGCCACCATGAACGGCGCGTATCGGCCCAAAGCAGGTGTGATCGCTGAACCCCCCGAGAGGGCAAGCAGGCCGTTTTCCATGGATCGAAGAGGGTTTGTCATTTCAGAAGGGGCGGGGAGCATCCTTATTTCGACGCAGGAGTTCGCCCAATCGAACGGCATGGATTACACCACAGCCATCGCCGGATGGGGGATGACCTCCGATGCCCACCATTTTGTGGCCCCCCATCTGAAGACCGTGGCGCGATGTATCTCCCAAAGCATTGCAAACGCAGGCATCAAACCCCTTGATATCGACGCGGTCAATGCACATGCCGCATCCACGCGGGTCGGCGATAAGGTGGAGTATCAGGCCTTGAGGGCGGTTTTTGGCAGGCACATTCCGCCGGTCTCTGCCAACAAGTCCCAGATAGGGCATTGCATGGGCGCATCGAGCGCCATTGAGTCGATTTTCGCCCTGAAGGGGATGGATTGCGACACCCTCCTCCCCACCATCAATTATACGCCGGATCCGGAAATAACCCTGGACTGCGTGGCTGAGGGGTCGCGCACCCATGAACAGGAGTTCCTGTTGAAGAATTCGTTCGGCTTTGGCGGGGCCAACGCCTGTGTTGTTTTTCAGAAAACCGGATAA
- a CDS encoding polyketide synthase dehydratase domain-containing protein, which produces MEDLSKIVEKARVPVHIKTDAYLLDHCFQGDAVFPAVEAMQLLAASTKNYLPQTDLSLIADARFDKFLSTGAAGRSRWIEAWNDIAVHEDGRIRSTLVTRSRSPNAAITRWMEHVTVLFGGRHRKALPLPLDFVSALEGVCVDIPSDRLYGDLVPFGPAFQNAVPPLFVSENGAVGNLQAAAVDGASGPLGSPFPLDAAFHLASVWSQRYSGIVGFPVGFDRRVIYSPTIPGENYVCRIMPRCPHTRPPSFDIWIYDRDGNPKEEILGLRMRDVSGGRITPPKWISKGADARNLEFIQTQCTAFSLIELKTVNGLARGALSDKEVHRFNNMGTKRKISYLAARLCCKSISRQLSGDRNTPASSITTVSPDGIRPFCPAGDKDCGSFCSVSHDSRFAVAIASNVRIGVDVEAISERVIRSRDIYMNTQERRLVEESPLGEIQAAVRVWTAKEAAAKALNMSLAESWEKVSLKDIGRDRSILQIGGRNHQAFHDAIDDHLFTVVNIE; this is translated from the coding sequence ATGGAAGACCTTTCCAAAATAGTCGAAAAAGCAAGGGTCCCTGTCCATATAAAAACCGATGCGTATCTCCTGGATCATTGTTTTCAGGGCGATGCGGTCTTTCCCGCGGTGGAGGCCATGCAGCTTTTGGCCGCATCAACGAAAAACTATCTGCCGCAGACGGACCTGTCCCTGATTGCGGATGCCAGGTTTGACAAATTTCTGAGCACCGGGGCGGCCGGGAGGAGCAGGTGGATCGAGGCCTGGAATGACATCGCGGTCCATGAAGACGGCAGGATACGTTCCACACTGGTGACCCGAAGCAGATCACCCAATGCCGCCATAACACGGTGGATGGAACACGTCACCGTCCTGTTCGGGGGAAGGCATCGGAAGGCCCTCCCCCTTCCCCTCGATTTTGTTTCCGCCCTTGAAGGCGTATGTGTGGACATCCCTTCAGATCGTCTCTATGGCGATCTGGTGCCCTTCGGCCCGGCCTTTCAGAATGCCGTCCCCCCCCTGTTTGTATCGGAAAACGGCGCTGTCGGAAATCTTCAGGCCGCGGCCGTTGACGGCGCTTCAGGACCCTTGGGGTCCCCCTTCCCCCTTGACGCCGCGTTTCACCTGGCCTCGGTATGGAGCCAACGGTATTCCGGGATTGTGGGATTCCCCGTGGGGTTTGACAGGCGGGTGATTTACAGCCCTACGATCCCCGGAGAAAACTACGTCTGCAGGATAATGCCCAGGTGCCCGCACACCCGTCCGCCCTCCTTTGATATCTGGATCTACGATCGAGACGGCAATCCCAAAGAGGAAATACTCGGGTTACGGATGAGGGATGTAAGCGGCGGGAGGATCACGCCCCCCAAATGGATCTCCAAAGGTGCTGACGCACGAAATCTGGAATTCATACAGACTCAGTGTACGGCTTTTTCGCTTATTGAACTGAAGACCGTGAACGGCCTCGCCCGGGGAGCGCTTTCAGATAAAGAAGTCCATCGCTTCAACAACATGGGCACAAAACGGAAAATAAGTTATCTTGCGGCGCGTCTCTGCTGCAAGAGCATCTCCAGGCAGCTGTCCGGCGATCGGAACACACCGGCATCCTCCATTACCACTGTTTCACCCGATGGGATACGTCCCTTCTGCCCGGCAGGAGATAAGGATTGCGGGTCTTTCTGTTCTGTTTCCCACGACAGCAGATTTGCCGTCGCCATCGCCTCGAATGTACGGATAGGGGTCGATGTGGAAGCAATCTCTGAAAGGGTCATCAGATCCCGGGACATTTATATGAACACACAGGAGAGGAGATTGGTGGAGGAATCGCCATTGGGTGAAATCCAGGCAGCCGTCAGAGTATGGACCGCAAAGGAGGCCGCGGCAAAGGCCCTTAACATGAGCCTTGCCGAGTCCTGGGAAAAGGTTTCCCTGAAGGATATCGGTCGAGACAGGAGTATTCTTCAGATCGGCGGCAGAAACCACCAAGCCTTCCACGATGCCATCGACGACCACCTGTTTACGGTTGTGAACATAGAATAA
- a CDS encoding beta-ketoacyl-[acyl-carrier-protein] synthase family protein — protein sequence MKPPKNRRVYVVGYAAATPLGRTFSATWDRAVKGEAGFRRVTRCRVDALSNVVGEIPDWDPLSLDFVNRKEAYNWNAGFVILTMELCKEALQHAGLEMDKDTSPRTACMIGSALNGTDAFRTAMDNYLNQGPLKVSPYLLPNLCANLPSGKAGMLLGFTGPVFSPQGACASGNHAIGVGSRMIRDGDCDFVLAGGVETCILPEIIHGFENMNATLKVVPGDRAYDDPSQASRPFSIDRKGLILSEGGGVLVLAAREMMDAYGLTPKAEVLGIGWNSDAFHFIRPNKKTITLSIRGAIDDAALQPGDIQYVNAHGTSTSRGDSIEIDCLRSVFGKHLKGIPVSSNKSQIGHTLGAAAAIEAALSIEAMHHGRILPTINHIPDPEFEDVDVVPNETRKMDYQLFLSNAFGFGGTNCCVVFRGV from the coding sequence ATGAAACCTCCTAAAAATAGACGGGTATATGTGGTCGGATATGCCGCAGCAACCCCCCTCGGCAGGACATTCTCCGCAACATGGGATCGGGCCGTCAAGGGGGAGGCCGGTTTTCGCAGGGTCACGAGATGCCGGGTGGACGCCTTAAGCAATGTGGTCGGGGAAATTCCCGACTGGGACCCGTTGTCCCTCGATTTCGTGAACCGAAAAGAGGCGTATAACTGGAACGCCGGGTTTGTCATTCTGACCATGGAGCTCTGTAAAGAGGCCCTTCAACACGCGGGTCTCGAGATGGACAAGGATACCTCCCCGAGGACCGCCTGTATGATCGGATCCGCGCTCAACGGAACCGACGCATTCCGAACGGCCATGGATAATTATCTCAACCAGGGGCCGTTGAAGGTAAGCCCTTACCTCCTCCCTAACCTCTGTGCCAATCTCCCGTCCGGGAAAGCGGGGATGCTGCTGGGGTTCACAGGCCCGGTCTTTTCCCCACAGGGGGCATGTGCCTCAGGGAACCATGCCATCGGGGTGGGCTCACGAATGATACGGGACGGTGACTGTGACTTTGTCCTGGCCGGCGGGGTGGAAACCTGTATCCTTCCCGAAATTATCCATGGGTTCGAGAACATGAATGCCACGCTCAAGGTGGTTCCCGGAGACCGCGCCTATGACGACCCCTCCCAGGCCTCCCGGCCCTTCAGCATAGACAGAAAAGGGCTTATCCTCTCCGAAGGGGGGGGAGTGCTCGTTCTCGCCGCCCGGGAAATGATGGATGCCTACGGACTGACGCCGAAGGCCGAGGTCCTGGGCATCGGTTGGAATTCCGATGCATTCCATTTTATCCGGCCCAACAAAAAGACCATTACGCTCTCCATCCGTGGGGCCATCGATGATGCGGCACTGCAGCCCGGAGATATCCAGTATGTCAATGCCCACGGGACATCCACCTCAAGGGGCGACAGCATTGAAATTGATTGCCTGAGGAGCGTATTCGGCAAACATCTCAAGGGGATCCCGGTGTCGTCCAATAAGTCTCAGATAGGACACACCCTCGGAGCTGCTGCGGCCATAGAGGCTGCCTTGAGTATAGAGGCGATGCATCATGGGCGGATCCTTCCCACCATCAACCATATCCCCGACCCCGAATTCGAGGATGTGGATGTGGTTCCCAATGAGACCAGGAAAATGGATTATCAGCTCTTTCTTTCCAATGCCTTTGGATTCGGCGGAACCAACTGCTGTGTCGTCTTCAGGGGGGTATGA
- a CDS encoding radical SAM protein, with the protein MKVLLVSANRLKTPYPVYPLGLDYVADAISMEHRVRIADMNEMGNSDSLAGMLQGFSPDVVGLSLRNIDNCDITAPKDYLTEYRELAETVRKHSDALLILGGSGFTLFPSEIMEGLKADYGIVGEGERLAPLLRAIGAHKDTSGIPGVITRGWNGTLPPPWDGPLSRGLQKEGAHIPFYLKNGGMLNLQTKRGCNFKCIYCTYPHIEGNALRLIPPEEVADTALWIEKTGARYFFITDSAFNADYDHSMAVAHAFMKAGVSIPWGAFFAPTRPPKDYYRSLADAGLTHVEFGTESLSDEVLHAYRKPFSADHVFCSHCAAIDAGLHVAHYFLLGGPGEDIHSISRTLSSADRLEGAVFFFFCGMRIYPKTALHEMAVASGQISASRSLLAPIFYQSTAITTEEILLRVRDHAAGRMNWVTGSGEDLTARIIPRMYARGRHGPLWEHLIRT; encoded by the coding sequence GTGAAGGTACTACTGGTTTCAGCGAACAGACTGAAAACACCCTATCCGGTATATCCCCTCGGTCTTGACTATGTGGCCGACGCCATATCCATGGAGCACCGGGTCAGGATTGCGGATATGAACGAGATGGGAAACAGCGATTCCCTGGCCGGGATGCTTCAAGGGTTTTCACCGGATGTGGTTGGGCTTTCACTGCGAAATATCGACAATTGCGATATCACCGCGCCAAAGGATTATCTCACCGAATACCGCGAATTGGCCGAAACCGTCAGAAAACATTCCGATGCGCTTCTGATCCTGGGGGGAAGCGGATTCACGCTCTTCCCCAGCGAAATCATGGAAGGCCTTAAGGCCGATTATGGAATTGTGGGAGAGGGAGAAAGGCTGGCCCCCCTTCTCAGGGCGATCGGGGCGCATAAGGATACCTCCGGGATTCCGGGAGTGATCACGCGGGGTTGGAACGGGACCCTGCCACCTCCGTGGGACGGTCCCTTATCAAGGGGGCTTCAAAAAGAGGGCGCCCATATTCCCTTCTATTTGAAAAACGGGGGCATGCTCAACCTTCAGACAAAGAGAGGTTGCAATTTCAAGTGTATCTATTGTACATATCCCCATATCGAGGGAAACGCGTTGAGGCTTATCCCTCCGGAAGAGGTGGCGGACACGGCCTTGTGGATTGAGAAGACGGGCGCCAGGTATTTCTTCATCACTGACTCGGCATTCAACGCGGATTATGATCACAGCATGGCGGTGGCCCATGCCTTTATGAAGGCAGGGGTCTCCATCCCCTGGGGCGCATTTTTCGCTCCCACGCGTCCACCGAAAGACTATTACCGGTCCCTGGCGGATGCAGGCCTCACCCATGTGGAATTCGGTACGGAGTCATTGTCGGATGAGGTACTCCACGCCTACCGGAAACCCTTTAGCGCCGACCACGTCTTTTGTTCACACTGCGCTGCAATAGACGCCGGTTTACATGTGGCCCACTATTTCCTCTTGGGCGGACCCGGAGAAGATATTCATTCCATCAGCAGAACCCTTTCGAGTGCCGATAGACTCGAAGGTGCGGTCTTCTTCTTCTTCTGCGGAATGCGCATCTATCCGAAGACCGCCCTGCATGAGATGGCGGTCGCGTCCGGGCAGATATCCGCTTCCCGGAGTCTGTTGGCGCCGATCTTTTATCAGTCTACGGCGATCACCACTGAAGAAATCCTTCTGCGGGTCAGGGACCATGCCGCCGGAAGGATGAACTGGGTGACGGGCTCGGGGGAAGACCTGACCGCCCGAATCATCCCCAGGATGTATGCCAGGGGACGTCATGGACCCCTCTGGGAGCATCTGATTCGGACTTAG